In Thermoflexus sp., the following proteins share a genomic window:
- the cpaB gene encoding Flp pilus assembly protein CpaB — MRRRRNRTLLLLILLILVLMGAALWLLPRFAAGPAPTATPTPPFLQSIVIAAQNIPRGAVISESDVTLRGWPVEVLPEGAFTDPKAVIGKVARVDIPRQKPIVPEDLTVQPAEVGRRGSDASFFVPPGKVAFPIPVDEAGAVAFNLAPGDRVDVLVTFRFVPVKQGAEGEFYPQILDEDLFNRLKALGVEPGAAAQVAVVKPDQQTVLPVSQLVLQNVEVLSVGPFESPRRPAPTPGPTPAPGPTPTPTPMPRHQYITLLVDPQEALILQWLRESGAVVDLALRNPTDNQLARTDPVTLGWLIQRIGITLPPPGRFGLARDNTPGCPDQFAREPCR; from the coding sequence ATGCGCCGGCGCAGAAATCGGACGCTGTTGTTGCTGATCCTGCTGATCCTGGTCTTGATGGGAGCGGCGCTATGGCTGTTGCCGCGCTTCGCGGCGGGGCCTGCTCCAACGGCCACACCTACGCCACCCTTCCTGCAATCCATTGTGATCGCCGCGCAGAACATCCCTCGTGGCGCCGTGATCAGCGAATCGGATGTGACGCTGCGGGGATGGCCGGTGGAGGTTCTTCCAGAGGGCGCCTTCACCGATCCCAAGGCGGTGATCGGGAAGGTGGCGCGGGTGGATATCCCCCGACAGAAGCCCATCGTGCCGGAGGATCTGACGGTCCAGCCTGCGGAGGTGGGACGGCGGGGATCCGACGCCAGCTTCTTCGTGCCACCCGGTAAAGTGGCCTTCCCAATCCCTGTGGATGAGGCGGGCGCGGTGGCCTTCAACTTGGCGCCTGGAGATCGGGTGGATGTCCTGGTGACGTTCCGGTTTGTTCCCGTTAAGCAGGGGGCGGAGGGAGAGTTTTATCCCCAGATCCTGGATGAGGATCTTTTCAACCGCCTGAAAGCTCTGGGGGTGGAGCCGGGGGCTGCCGCTCAGGTCGCTGTGGTGAAGCCGGACCAGCAGACGGTCCTCCCGGTCAGCCAGCTGGTCCTTCAGAACGTGGAAGTTCTTTCCGTGGGGCCTTTCGAGTCGCCTCGCCGCCCTGCCCCAACCCCCGGACCGACGCCTGCTCCTGGGCCCACGCCGACGCCCACGCCCATGCCGCGTCATCAATATATCACGCTGCTGGTGGACCCTCAGGAGGCCCTGATCCTGCAGTGGCTACGGGAATCGGGGGCCGTGGTAGATCTGGCCTTGCGCAATCCGACAGACAACCAGCTGGCGCGGACGGATCCGGTGACGCTGGGCTGGCTGATCCAGCGGATCGGGATCACGCTTCCGCCTCCGGGACGCTTCGGCTTGGCTCGCGATAACACGCCAGGCTGTCCCGATCAATTCGCCCGGGAGCCATGCCGCTGA
- a CDS encoding LPXTG cell wall anchor domain-containing protein — protein MRWAGSPIRGGGWWKQGGLRIGLGLALGVSWMLGGNDRAQAQFPTPPAPTPTPFPTWTPTPIPTLTPTASATPLATPTDTPTPTPTGTPVPTATPTGSGFPTPGLTPTPLPPGPTATYTPTPLGSPTPLPSTATPTPSPMPSPTPGATGALAPPPPPPPPSGEWHGPVQGTAPPRLDAARLPQTGGALWGPVAGGGLALLAVWLAWHRRSRGRRGDPS, from the coding sequence ATGAGGTGGGCAGGATCACCGATCCGAGGAGGTGGCTGGTGGAAGCAAGGAGGGCTTCGGATCGGCCTGGGCTTGGCGCTGGGGGTCAGCTGGATGTTGGGAGGGAACGATCGGGCGCAAGCCCAATTCCCCACCCCTCCAGCTCCAACCCCTACTCCATTCCCGACCTGGACTCCCACGCCCATTCCGACCCTGACCCCGACCGCTTCGGCCACACCGCTGGCGACCCCAACGGACACGCCAACCCCCACGCCGACCGGGACGCCAGTGCCGACGGCGACGCCCACGGGTTCTGGGTTTCCCACACCCGGTCTAACGCCTACTCCATTGCCCCCTGGGCCTACGGCGACATATACCCCTACGCCTTTGGGATCGCCCACCCCCCTTCCTTCGACAGCCACTCCCACGCCCTCCCCTATGCCATCTCCGACCCCGGGGGCCACGGGGGCTCTCGCTCCTCCTCCGCCTCCGCCACCCCCGTCGGGGGAATGGCACGGCCCGGTGCAGGGAACAGCTCCGCCGCGTCTGGATGCGGCGCGGTTGCCGCAGACAGGCGGGGCGTTGTGGGGGCCGGTGGCCGGAGGGGGATTGGCGCTGCTGGCGGTCTGGCTGGCGTGGCACCGGCGGTCCCGCGGGCGAAGGGGAGATCCCTCATGA